The following are from one region of the Tenacibaculum dicentrarchi genome:
- a CDS encoding YqaA family protein yields the protein MKKKRIIKNKKPHVKRLHIYYQRTGFYMFIWESLKAAFLPIVLAVVGVFLFNRYVYNINDGLQIVTETFSRLGILATFFISETILGLIPPEIFIAWSKKTADPLLNLSLLATLSYLGGLTAYFIGRSALKIKSIKNYLEVKMAKNLKNTSKWGGILILVGALLPLPFAISCLTAGMIKYPFKKVVFFGLFRFLRFAIYAWAIFSMVN from the coding sequence GTGAAGAAAAAAAGAATCATAAAAAATAAAAAACCACACGTAAAGCGTTTGCATATTTATTATCAACGCACTGGTTTTTACATGTTTATTTGGGAAAGTTTAAAAGCAGCTTTTTTACCAATAGTACTTGCTGTTGTAGGTGTATTTTTATTTAATAGATATGTTTATAATATTAACGATGGCTTACAAATAGTAACAGAAACATTTTCTAGACTTGGTATTTTAGCTACTTTTTTTATCTCTGAAACAATTTTAGGGTTAATTCCGCCTGAAATTTTTATTGCTTGGTCAAAGAAAACAGCCGACCCACTATTAAACTTATCACTTTTAGCAACCTTATCATATCTAGGAGGATTAACGGCGTATTTTATAGGAAGATCTGCTTTAAAAATTAAGTCAATAAAAAATTATCTGGAAGTTAAAATGGCTAAAAACCTTAAAAATACCAGTAAATGGGGAGGTATTTTAATTTTAGTAGGCGCATTATTACCATTGCCGTTTGCTATTAGCTGTTTAACAGCAGGTATGATTAAGTATCCGTTTAAAAAAGTGGTCTTTTTTGGACTATTTCGTTTTTTACGTTTTGCTATTTATGCTTGGGCTATTTTCAGTATGGTTAATTAA
- a CDS encoding DUF1456 family protein: MGGLSNNDIFKKLRVAHKLRDTDIVDICALVDFKVSKGELGAFFRNEEHPKYMECGDQILRNFLNGLVIHLRGPMPPKKKVEPKK; this comes from the coding sequence ATGGGAGGCTTATCAAACAACGATATATTTAAAAAATTAAGAGTAGCACACAAATTACGTGATACTGATATTGTTGACATTTGTGCTTTAGTAGATTTTAAAGTTTCTAAAGGAGAATTGGGAGCATTTTTTAGAAATGAGGAACATCCTAAATACATGGAATGTGGTGACCAAATTCTTAGAAATTTTTTAAATGGATTAGTCATTCATTTAAGAGGCCCAATGCCACCTAAGAAAAAAGTTGAACCAAAAAAATAA
- a CDS encoding NYN domain-containing protein, with translation MKKKNKNIAILIDGDNAQAKYLQNILEEVSKYGRITIKRIYGDWSGNRMKKWKEQLGTYAIKPIQEFAYTTGKNATDIALVIDAMDILYREKIDVFCLVSSDSDFTGIANRIRESGLSVMGIGKEQTPKSFVNACDIFMFTEKFKVKVSEEVSEKKQVKASEEKIIESKSKKNKKKSKKKKLKNILKIDISFLRRALLAVKQENEEVLLSQLAESINRLDANFDSKTYGYKNFNKMFSALTSDFEMIYHDDNSTISIRDKKVA, from the coding sequence ATGAAAAAGAAAAATAAGAACATAGCCATATTAATAGATGGTGACAATGCACAGGCTAAATATTTACAAAATATACTAGAAGAAGTATCAAAATATGGTAGAATAACAATTAAAAGAATTTATGGTGATTGGTCGGGAAATCGTATGAAAAAATGGAAAGAACAATTGGGTACTTACGCCATTAAACCAATTCAAGAATTTGCATATACAACGGGTAAAAATGCTACTGATATTGCACTTGTTATTGATGCAATGGATATTTTATATCGAGAAAAAATAGATGTTTTTTGTCTTGTTTCAAGCGATAGTGATTTTACAGGAATAGCTAATAGAATACGAGAAAGTGGTTTAAGTGTAATGGGAATTGGTAAAGAACAAACGCCAAAATCATTTGTAAACGCTTGTGATATTTTTATGTTTACCGAAAAATTTAAAGTAAAAGTATCCGAAGAAGTATCTGAAAAAAAACAGGTAAAAGCATCCGAAGAAAAAATAATAGAATCAAAATCAAAAAAGAACAAAAAAAAGTCAAAGAAGAAGAAATTAAAAAACATACTGAAAATTGATATTTCTTTTCTTAGACGTGCTTTATTGGCAGTTAAGCAAGAAAATGAGGAGGTTTTACTAAGTCAGTTAGCAGAATCAATTAATCGATTAGATGCTAATTTTGATTCAAAAACATATGGATATAAAAATTTTAATAAAATGTTTAGTGCTTTAACTTCTGATTTTGAAATGATTTATCATGATGATAATTCTACCATTTCTATAAGAGATAAAAAAGTTGCTTAA
- a CDS encoding DUF3127 domain-containing protein, with translation MEVIGKIKLINEAQTFGASGFRKRELVVTTDEQYPQMILIEFVQDKCDLLNNYSVGQEVKVSINLRGREWINPEGVAKYFNAIQGWRIESLAQAAPQNVPPVDSFQQAPDLSANEPDDLPF, from the coding sequence ATGGAAGTTATTGGAAAGATTAAATTAATTAACGAAGCGCAAACATTTGGAGCTAGCGGATTTAGAAAACGTGAATTAGTGGTAACTACAGATGAGCAGTATCCTCAAATGATTTTGATTGAATTTGTACAAGATAAATGTGATCTTTTAAACAATTATTCAGTAGGACAAGAGGTAAAAGTATCTATTAATTTAAGAGGTCGAGAGTGGATTAATCCAGAAGGTGTTGCAAAATACTTCAATGCTATTCAAGGATGGAGAATTGAAAGCTTAGCACAAGCGGCACCTCAAAATGTACCACCTGTTGATAGTTTTCAGCAAGCACCAGACTTATCGGCAAATGAGCCAGATGATTTACCTTTTTAA
- a CDS encoding flavin reductase family protein has protein sequence MLSLDPKELPVAKLHSYLLGAIAPRPIAFASTVDADGKPNLSPFSFFNVFGANPPMLIFSPARSVRDNTKKHTLENAEQTKEVVINVVNYDIVQQMSLSSAMYPKGVNEFEKAGFTMLSSDKIAPFRVAESPVQFECKVTDIIETGTQGGAGNLIICEVVKLHINENVLADDGSIDQHKIDVVARAGGSYYTRARDGFFEIPKPISEVGIGVDKIPTEIRNSTVLTGNNLGMLANVVQLPNQEAVNNFAQEHPKYFSLTIEKKHTFAQQYLKNNDVESAWKVLLIK, from the coding sequence ATGTTGTCATTAGATCCTAAAGAATTGCCCGTAGCAAAATTACATAGTTATTTATTAGGAGCCATAGCGCCCCGACCAATTGCTTTTGCAAGTACTGTAGATGCCGATGGAAAGCCTAACTTATCGCCTTTTAGTTTTTTTAATGTTTTTGGAGCAAATCCGCCGATGTTAATTTTTTCTCCAGCAAGAAGTGTAAGAGATAATACGAAAAAACATACCTTAGAAAATGCCGAACAAACAAAAGAAGTGGTTATAAATGTGGTTAATTATGATATTGTACAACAAATGTCGTTAAGTAGTGCCATGTATCCTAAAGGTGTTAATGAGTTTGAAAAAGCAGGTTTTACAATGTTATCTTCGGATAAAATAGCACCTTTTAGGGTTGCCGAATCACCCGTGCAATTTGAGTGTAAAGTAACCGATATTATTGAAACAGGAACGCAAGGTGGCGCAGGAAATTTAATTATTTGTGAAGTTGTTAAATTACATATTAATGAAAATGTATTAGCCGATGATGGAAGTATCGATCAGCATAAAATAGATGTGGTAGCTAGGGCAGGAGGAAGCTATTATACCCGTGCTAGAGATGGCTTTTTTGAAATACCTAAGCCAATTTCGGAAGTAGGAATTGGAGTTGATAAAATACCTACAGAAATTAGAAATAGCACTGTTTTAACAGGAAATAATTTAGGAATGTTAGCCAACGTAGTACAATTGCCTAATCAGGAAGCTGTTAATAACTTTGCGCAAGAACATCCCAAATATTTTTCGCTTACAATTGAAAAAAAACATACATTTGCACAGCAGTATTTAAAGAATAATGATGTAGAAAGTGCTTGGAAAGTACTTTTAATTAAATAG
- a CDS encoding sensor histidine kinase, translated as MIFFKNTYWAKRISVFISLLIVSFILWNTYIFFQKFKEEERGKIEIFAAAFKELTANPDLNENTNLINKIYQTIDDIPTILVNKNGDIDLYRNLDTLKSKKPEYLKAQLAIMKGQNSPIMIEYFGITQYLYYRNSDLLYKLKYYPLALLLILGLFLTIVFMVYKSSKVAEQNKLWTGMAKETAHQIGTPLSSLLGWIAILRSENVNEEYIVEIEKDVDRLNTIANRFSKIGSLPKLKKYNIVSETEKAFNYLKSRSSKQINFSFSSDKKELFAQLNIELYGWVIENLIKNAIDAMQGKGSISLKIKDTPKYIKITVTDSGKGIQKSEFKQIFTPGFTTKKRGWGLGLSLSKRIIEDYHKGRIAVQNSEINKGTTFKISLIKV; from the coding sequence ATGATTTTTTTTAAAAACACCTATTGGGCAAAACGAATTAGCGTTTTTATATCTTTATTAATTGTCTCTTTTATCCTATGGAATACCTACATTTTTTTCCAAAAATTTAAAGAAGAAGAACGTGGTAAAATTGAAATATTTGCGGCTGCTTTTAAAGAACTAACAGCAAATCCTGATTTAAACGAAAACACCAATTTAATTAATAAAATATACCAAACTATTGATGATATTCCTACTATTTTGGTCAATAAAAATGGTGATATTGATTTGTATCGAAATTTAGATACACTAAAATCTAAAAAACCCGAATATCTAAAAGCTCAATTAGCAATTATGAAAGGACAAAACTCCCCTATTATGATTGAATATTTTGGAATTACACAATATCTTTATTATCGAAATTCAGATTTATTATACAAACTAAAATACTATCCTTTAGCCTTATTATTAATTTTAGGATTATTTTTAACCATTGTATTTATGGTTTATAAATCTAGTAAAGTTGCCGAACAAAATAAACTTTGGACAGGTATGGCAAAGGAAACTGCACATCAAATAGGTACGCCTTTATCTTCATTATTAGGTTGGATAGCTATTTTAAGGTCTGAAAATGTTAATGAAGAATATATTGTTGAAATTGAAAAAGATGTTGACCGATTAAATACGATTGCAAATCGTTTTTCTAAAATTGGTTCTTTACCTAAATTAAAAAAATACAATATTGTTTCAGAAACAGAAAAAGCCTTTAATTACTTAAAATCAAGAAGTTCTAAACAAATTAATTTTTCTTTTTCTTCGGATAAAAAAGAACTTTTCGCACAATTAAATATAGAATTATATGGTTGGGTTATAGAAAACTTAATTAAAAATGCTATTGATGCTATGCAAGGAAAAGGTAGTATATCTTTAAAAATTAAAGACACTCCTAAATATATAAAAATTACAGTTACAGATTCTGGTAAAGGAATTCAAAAATCAGAATTTAAACAAATATTCACCCCAGGTTTTACAACAAAAAAACGTGGTTGGGGCTTAGGTTTATCGCTCTCAAAACGTATTATTGAAGATTATCACAAAGGGAGAATAGCTGTTCAAAATTCAGAAATAAATAAAGGTACAACCTTTAAAATTTCATTAATTAAGGTTTAA